CAAAGTGCGCATCGTCAAGTGACTGGCGAATTGGCTCATCGTGATCGTCGGGTGGCGAGGGCAAAGACATAACAATCCTGTGAAAAAATAGGGGCCGCCGGAAGTGAAGCGGTGAGTGACAGTGTAGATGAAAGGCTGTTTATCGTCCGGTTCTTTCGTCCGAAAAATAAACTGGCCCGTGCCTGCACGGCACGGGCCGGAGATCAGACGCCGCGCCAGCGTCTGAAGATCAGTGAGGTGTTTATCCCACCAAAGGCAAAGTTGTTGCTCTGGATATAGTCGGTCTCCAGCTCTCGCGGCTCGCCCATGATGTAATCCATCTGACCGCCGTCGGCGGCTGGTTGCGTCAGGTTAAGCGTCGGCGCAAACCACCCTTCCCGCATCATCTCAATGCTCATCCAGGCTTCCAGCGCCCCGCAGGCACCCAGCGTATGGCCGAAATAGGACTTCAGTGAAGAGATCGGCGTTGATTCGCCAAACACCGCCGCCGTCGCCAGACTTTCGGCCATATCACCCCGCTCTGTGGCAGTACCGTGCGCATTCACATAACCGACCTCTGCGGCCGTGATACCGGCGCTTTGCAACGCCCGCTCGATGCAGATCTGCATGGTTTCCCGCTGCGGCTGCGTGATATGGGCGGCATCGCAGTTGGTGTGGAAACCGGTGAGCTCGGCGTAAATCGTGGCGCCACGCGCCAGAGCATGGTCCAGCGACTCAAGAATCAGTGTGCCGGCCCCTTCGCCAATGACCAGACCATCGCGCTGCTGATCAAATGGCGCAGGCGTGGTGTGCGGCGCGTCATTACGCTGGCTGGTGGCAAACAGGGTGTCGAACACCGCCGCTTCCGACGGACAAAGCTCTTCCGCTCCCCCGGCGACCATCACCGTCTGATAGCCGTGACGAATCGCTTCCCAGGCATAGCCAATCGCCTGGCTACCCGAGGTACAGGCGCTGGAGGTCGGGATCACCCGGCCGCGCAGGCCGAAAAACAGCCCGGCATTGACCGCTGTGGTGTGCGGCATCATCTGCACATAGGTGGTGCCGGTAATATTGTTGGTGTGCTTTTCCGTCAGCATGGTAGCGAACTCGCTGACCGGCCCGGTGCTGCCGGTCGACGATCCGTAGGCGATGCCCGTTTCTCCGCTGGTCAGCACAGGATGGTCAATCAGGCCCGCCTGGGTCAGCGCCAGTTCGGTCGCGCGCGTTGCCAGCAGCGAAACGCGACCCATGGCGCGGATACGCTTGCGGGTGTAGTGCGCAGGCAGTTCAAAGTTATCCACGGGCGCGCCGAGAAGCGTATGCAGCCCGTCGTAAATCTGCCACTCGGGCATAAAGCGCACCGCATTGCGGCCAGCACGGATTCGCGCCGACACCTCTGCCCAGGATTCACCAAAAGCGGTGACACCGCCCATACCGGTTACGACGACCCGCTGGATCACAGCATGCCTCCATTAATCGAAATCACCTGACGCGTCACATAACCGGCGATATCGGACATCAGATAGCTCGCCAGTCCGGCGACCTCTTCAGCCGCGCCCATGCGTTTCATCGGCACGATCTTCATCGCTTCCTCAATCACCTGAGGTTCCAGCCCCTCCATGCCGGTGTCAATCAGCCCCGGCGCGATGCAGTTAACGGTGATTTTGCGTTTAGCCAGCTCAATCGCCAGCGCCTTGGTGGCACCGATAATGCCCGCTTTCGCCGCGCTGTAATTGACCTGACCGCGATTGCCCATCATTCCGGAGACCGACGACAGGGTAATGATGCGGCCACCGCGGCGCAGGCCGATCATCGGCATCACGCAGGGCTGGATCACGTTGTAAAAACTGTCGAGGTTGGTGTGGATCACGCTGTCCCACTCTTCATCCGTCAGGGCGGGAAACGCCGCATCACGGGAGATACCGGCATTACTCACCACGCCATAGTAGGCTCCGTGTTGCTCAATGTCCGCCTCCAGCGCGGCGCGGGTGGCCGCCCGGTCAGCCACATCAAATCCCAGTACACGGCCGCTACCGCCTGCGGCTTCGATCTGCTGCAGGCACTGCTCAGCGCCTGCGCGATCGCGATTGAAATGCACGATAACCTGATAGCCATCCTGGGCGAGACGCAGCGCAATCGCGCGGCCGATGCCTTTACTGGCGCCCGTGACCAATACTGAATCTGTCATGGCTGATTTCCTTGTGACATTAATTGCTGTAACTCTGCTTCATTGGGTTGATAAGTGTTCAGACGACCGCTGGCAAGCCGTTGCGTGCCATAACAAATGTCGCCCTCAAAGCTGCCCATGCGGTCATCGCGCATCAGCAGCGTCATCCGGATATCCAGTGTCACATTCGCGGGAAAAAGCGGCTGCTCAGCCCGCCAGCCGCGTCCGCCCAGCAGCATACCGGGGGGGATCAGGGTTGCGCCGCCCTGCTTTGCATGCCAGCCCGACCAGACGCCGACGGTCTGCGCCATCATCTCGACGCCAAACCAGGCAGGCAGTTCGCCCTGGGGCGTCAGAAACGGTGCCAGTACGCCACCAGCACAGGTTGATACCTGACAGTGAACCTGGTCTTCATCAACGGCGATCAGCTGATCAAGCAGCAGCATCGGCGCAGCGTGCGGCAGCCAGCGTGCCGCGGGAGAATTAATGTCCATCAAGGCGTCCCAGAATCAGGCAGGTGTTGTTGCCGCCAAAGGCGAATGAATTCGAGGCGATGACCGGCCGTTGCAGCGCCTGCGGCTGTAACAGTAATCCGCAATCCGGCAGTGTCTCATCCTGCGCCGCCTCACTGAAATCCTGGGCGGGCAGCGGCAGATTGTTTTGCAGAATCAGCGCGCTGAGTGCGGCTTCGCACACGCCAGCTGCGCCGAGCGTATGGCCGGTCAGGTGTTTGGTCGAACTGCACGGCACCGCATTGCCAGACAGACGCGCAATGACAGCCGCTTCCATCTGGTCGTTCAGCGGCGTCGCTGTGCCGTGCAGATTGATATAACCGATCTGCTGCGGCAACAGATTTGCCTGTTGCAGTGCCATCCGCATCGCGCGTTCAGCGCCCTCACCCTGCGGATGAGGCGCGGACATATGCCAGGCGTCAGAAGATTCGCCCGCCCCAAGCAGCGCCAGCGGCTGCGGCTCGCGCGTCAGCAGCATCAGCGCAGCCCCTTCGCCAATCGAAATGCCGTCACGATCGCGGCTGAACGGCGCACAGCGACGCTCAGAAAGCGATTCCAGACTGTCAAAGCCGTTAATCGGCATCCGGCTCAGCGAGTCCGCCCCGCCCACCAGCGCGACATCCGCCAGCCCCGCCGCAATCAGCCGCTCGCCACTGATAATAGCGCGGGCGCTGGAGGAGCAGGCGGTGGAAATGGTATAGGCCGGGCCATCCAGCTGCAGGTAATGAGCCAGAAAACGTGACGGATCGCCCAGCTCCTGCATCTGATAGTGATAATCGGGCTGGCTGCCGCGAATCTGCTGATCGCCCTCATCCACGCCCGAGGTGCTGGTGCCCAGCACAATCGCCACTCTGCTGGCACCATAGCGGTCAACCGCCGCGTCGAGTGCCGGACGGATTTGCGCCAGCGCAGCCAGCAGCAGCTGGTTATTGCGGGTGTTGTGCGCGCAGAGGGCAGCAGGAATGGGTGGCAGCTCGCCTTCGACCCGGCCGAGCCAGCAGGCACGGTCACCGCTCAGCCAGCCATGACGCAGCTGCATACCCGGTGCCTGACCTTTCTTCAGGCTGTCTGCAATCTGCTGACTGTCATTACCCAGGGCATTCAGCATGCCGATGGCAGAGATGTAGATCATGAGGCGTCCAGATGTTGAATGCGGATCTGATAGCCAAAGGCATGCTGCTGAATGCTGATCGGCTGGCGCTGATTACCACGTTGCAGATAATCAATTTCGGTCACCAGCTGGTTATCGGCATCGATCAACCGTCGCTTTAACCCCTGATCCTGCAGCGTCCAGCCTGGCGGCAGCTGTTTTTGCCACACATCCAGCGGCCAGTAGCTGAGCATGATGTCCGCCAGCACCTGACTGGCAGGTGGCATCTGCGGCAGCGGCATCAGCAGCTGGGTGTGAATACCGCTGGCATCGTAGCGCAGGCTGAACAGGCGGATACCCACCGAAGAGAGCCCCGCGAGATCGATTTGCTGCTCATCGGCGCTGAGCAGCACCAGCAGTGACTGACTCTGACCTTTAACCTGCCCGGTCAGCAACTGCTGCTGCTGGAAGGCGGGACGGATGCCCGGCGGTGGCAGCGTCACTTTCACGCCCGGCTTCAGCCAGGCAGTGGGACGGCTGCTGTCGGGTGCATGGCCGGCACAGGCGCTGAGCAGCAGAGCCGTCAGCAGAAGAAAGGCGGCGCGGATCATCGTTTACTCCTTGATCGGGTGGGTCGCATCGCCAGCGGCGACAGCAGGAACGCGCTGAAGATACCGCTGCATAATACGGTGCCAAAACTGGCAATCGCGCTGGTGCTGCTGAATACCAGCATTCCCAGCGTCAGTAAGGTGGTGATCATCGCCAGCGATACCGCCAGCAACGAGGTCAGCGGCGTCCCCTGTGGGTTGCTGAAAAATAGCGTGTAGTTAATGCCAATGCCCAGCACCAGAATCAGCGCCAGCAGCGCAAACAGATTGAGCGATGCGCCGATCCAGCCCAGTGTGGCCAGTGCCATCGCCAGCGAGAGCAGCGACGGCAGCGCGCTGCGTAAGCCCGCCTTTAATCCCAGCCGCACGACAAAACTCAGGGTAATCAGCAGCAGCGCCAGCGCCAGTAAGCCGCTGAGGAGGGTGCGCCAGAAGCTGAACAGCGAGTCATAGCTGGATTTGCGATCGATCCAGCTGACGCCCGGATGCTGCTTAGCCAGCTCTGCGAGTGCGGCACTGTTTTTGACGCCGCTGGTGGGGATCAGAACGCCACTCTGCCCGTCCGGCAGCGTCAGCCACAACAGTCGCCAGCCTTCACTCAACGGACTCGCCAGCCAGGCATCCGGCGTCACCGGCATCGGGGTCAGATCCGGCTCGGCCAGCGCAATCCCCGCCTGCTGCAGGCGGTCTGTAATCGTCGGGGCAGCCTGCTTCAGCAGCTGAAGATCCTGCTGTTGCTGTGCCAGAGACTGCAGGGGCAGCAGACGATAGCGCTGCAGCCAGCCCTGCTGCTGCGCCTGGTGCAGATCCGGTGCCAGTTTTTCCAGCCGCTGCAGCGTCTGCTGTGCATCATCGCCCCAGACTACAAACCAGGTCTGATCGGCACGCTGGCCGGTCAGAGTAGCGAGCTGGCGATCCTGCTCCAGCAGTTGCGCAGGCGCACTTTGCAGATGCGCGATGTCATCATCTACCTTCAGCTGGGCGATCCCGGCCAGGGCGAAGATCGCCATCGCTACGGGTAATCCAACCTGCAGTCCGCGCTGACGACGCCAGGCCGCAAGCCAGCGCGCCAGTGGCACCATCAGCGGCACCGGGCGCACCGGTAATCCGCGAACCAGATACGGATAGATCAGAATCACCGTCAGGCAGGAGGCGCTTAAGCCGCTGGCGGCAAACACCGCCAGCTGACGCAGCCCCGGAAATGGGGCCAGCAGCATCAGCAGCCAGGCGATGGCGGTAGTCGCGAGCGCCAGCAGCAGCGTGCCGCGCACTTTACGCAGGCTCTGCCACGGCGTCTGCTGATCGCCGTGAACCATGCGCTCGGTGAGATAATAGAGCGTGTAATCCGCCGAGATGCCGACAATACTCAGGCTCATCACCAGCGTCATCAGATGCAGCTCGCCGAAGCAAAGCAGCGTCATCACCGTACCCGCCATTGCGCCGATCGCCACAGAGGTCACCGTCAGCAACAGCGGACGCAGCGAGCGGAACACCAGCAGCACCAGCAGGATGACGCCACCCAGCGTCACACTGCCCAGCGTTTTAACATCATGCTGCGCACGCTGGCTGGCGTTGTCGCTGAACAGCACCGTGCCCCGCGTCAGCAGTTTTGCGTGCGGCCAGCGGCTTTTAAGCTGTTGTTCCAGTGCGCTGAGCCGGGTCACCAGCGCATGACTTTGCTGCATACTGAAGGCGTTATTCGCCAGCTCGCCATGCAGGAAATACCACTGTTTACCCTGATCATCTTTTACGGTCAGCCAGCCATCATGCAGCGTCATGCGCCCGGCGTTTTGTGCCAGCGCCAGCTGCGAACCCCGCACCAGCATCATAGGATCGCCCTGCAACTCTTTGCTGCTGACGCCCGAGAAGGCTGAGAAGAGCTGCGCCAGCAGCCAGTCGGCCTGCGCCCCGCCGCCGTTCTGCAACCGGCTGCGCGTCGCCTCATCAATCAGGCCGTTACGGTGTTGCCAGGCAAAACGGCCCCACTGCTGCTGCTGCTGCGCATCAAGATCGCCCTGCACCTGTTTCAGGTCAGGCAGCGCACGCAGCTGAGCCAGCCACCAGGCGGCGACCTGGGGATCGTCCTGCTCGCCGGGTGAAACCAGCCAGACCATCTGGCGATCCAGGCGCTGCATAAAACCCTGCTGCAGCGCAGGCGGTGCCGTGCCCAGATTTTGCTGCGGCAGCAGTGCCAGCACGCTACTGTTAAGCTGGCTGCGCGGCAGCAGAAAAGCGAGCGCCGCCGCCAGCAGCAGACAGAGTGCGAGCCACAGGATAGCCAGCAGCCGATCGTTACGGCACGGCAAAACGCGCCTGCTCCTCGTCGCTTAACTGCGGCGGTTCAATACGGGTGTTGCTGAGCTGAATCTGGGTTTTATCGCCCTGCTTATCGTCCAGGTTGATGCTATCCAGGAAGGCGCTGCCCGCCAGCGAAATACGGTTGAAGATTTTGTTGAGCGGCGCGGCTTTAGGCGTCAGGTCCAGCGTCCAGGCTCCGTTGCCGCGATCGCTGAAGGCCACGCTGAAGTTTTCGTTCAGGACCTTCTGATCGGCCTGGAACAGCGCCCGCAACAGGTGATTGAACTGGAACATCTGCGGATTGCTGTCGGCGGTGATCACCTGAGGCTTCTGGCCGCTGAGGCTCTGCACCATGCGCCTGTCATCCAGCAGCAGCGTCATCACAAACGGCGTCTGCTGATGCCACCATAGCCCCTGCTCGCGGGCGATCAGCATCTGTCCGTGCGACACCAGCGGCTGACGCATCCCTGAAATGGTGCGCGTCTGGGTAAAATCTGCCCGGATCACCGGCTGGCTGGCAAAACGCTGCTGCAGCTGATCCAGGGTAACCGCGCTGGCGGCACTGGCCCACAGCAGCAGGCCGGTAAGCACTATTCTCAGCATCCTTTCACTCCTAAACGTTCCAGTAAAATGTCGGGCGAAACAAAGCAAAGAGCCTGACTCTCCTGCTCTACCGCCACCTGCAGCGTATGCGCTTTGGTGGTGATCTGACCGGCTGCGTTTCGCACTTCATAGTCGATGCGCAGGCGGTTCTCATACTCCGTAATCCGTGCGCTGACGCGGATCGTCTCTTCGCAGCGCAGTGGCTGACGGTATTTGACCCGGGTATCGACGACTGGCCAGACGTAGCCGCTGGCGGCCATCTCGGCATAACTGTAGTTAATGCTGCGCAGCAGGGCTTCGCGTGCCACTTCGAAATAGCGGAAATAGTTACCGTGCCAGACCACGCCCATCGGATCGCAGTCGTGGAATGAGACGGTCAGCACGACTTCAGCATGATGTTCAGTCATGGTCAGACTCCTTGTGGTGCGCCTGTTGATCAGGCAGCGTCCAGAAATCGAAAAAGTTGAACCAGTCGAGCGGCGCCAGCAGCGCGTAATGGGCCAGCCGTTCCGCGTAGCGATCGACCGCCTGTTGCAGCGCCTGCTGACGTTGTGCCCGTGGCAGCAGCAGCGGATCGGCAAACGGCTCGCAGTGGATATGCAGTTTACCCTGTTGCTGCAGGGCGAACATCAGCAGCACCGGACAGCGCAACGCGGCCGCCAGCACAAACGGCCCCTGCGGAAACGGTGCGGCCCGGCCCAGAAAATCGCTCCAGATTACCCGACGCTCGCCGCCGCGCTGCGGATTCACCGCAGTACGATCCCCGACAATCGCCACCCACTCGCCTGCATCCAGCTTCTGCTGCAGCAGGATCGCGGTATCCGGCCCGATATCGCTGACCGGCATCAGATTCACCCCGGCCTGCGGGGCGATGGTTTCCAGTACCGCCCGAAAACGCCGGGCGTTGTCGGTAAACACCAGCGCGTTAATCACCAGTCCGCTGACCTGCTGCGCCATCGCGCGACAGGCTTCGATGTCGCCGAGATGGGAAGCGAGGATCAGCTTGCCCTGCGTTGTGGGCGCGCGAATCACCGCTTCCGCGCCTGGCGCGAAATCGATATCCCGGCCCCAGCGCAGATCGCCGCGCCAGCTGGCGACTTTATCCAGCATCGCCCCGGCGAAGCGCAGGAAATGGCGATAGCTGTTAAGCCGGGGCGGTAACGCAACCTGCCGCTGCTGTGCGGCGGCGGTGACCTGCGCCAGCCATTGCCGGGATGCGCTTCGCGCGCGCTGACCGCTCAGCCAGTAGACCGCGACGACCGGCCAGAGCAGCAGCGTAAAGGGCAGCCGTCCACCGTAGCGATAGACAGCCAGCATAAAGCGTAATCCCCACTGTCCGCGCCGCTCTGTTTCCACAGACCAGTGCGCTGGCGCTTTACGCATCGACAGCAGACGCGGGATGCGCGGCAGCATGCCGAAGAACAGCCGGGTATGCATCCAGGAGATGCGCAGGTTGTCATAGAGCGCATCGAAGTGCGACAGGCCGCTGGCCGGATAGGTGACGCGGGTCGGGATAAAACGACTGCGGGTGCCCTGCCAGTAGAGCCGCACCATAATCTCGGTGTCGAAATCCATGCGCTGGCCGATGGCCCGGCGGTCGCACAGCGCCAGCGTCGCAGCCAGCGGATAGACGCGGAAGCCACACATGCTGTCGCGGATCGACATCGACAGCGTTTCGATCCAGACCCAGAAATGGGTAATGTAGCGACCGTAAAGGCGTGATTTGGGGATCGAGTCGTCATAGAGCGGCTGACCAGAGATCAGCGCATCGGGAAAGCGTTGAGCTTCCGCCAGCATCAGCGGCAGATCTTCTGCCTGATGCTGGCCGTCCGCGTCGAGCTGTACCGCATGAGTAAAGCCACGTGCCGCCGCAGCCCGCAGGCCGTGGATCACCGCCGCACCTTTACCCTGATTGCTGTCGAGCCGCAGCAGGCTGAGCTGCGGGGCGTTTAACGTCGCCAGCTGAAGCTGTGTCGCCGCATCGCTGCCGTCATCCACCACGATTACCGGCAGATTAAAGGGGGCCAGCCGCGCGAGTACCGACGCCATCATCGCGCCGTGATTGTAGCAGGGGATCACCACGCAGGGTGAAAATGCCGTGCTTAACACAGCGCGATCTTCCCGCTGCTGGCACTCTGCTCACCGCCGTCAGTCAGCAGGCTGTAACGGAAACTCAGGCGCGATTTTTCAGCGTCCCAGTCAATACGCAGCTGTAACAGCGAGTCGGGTGGCACCGGCTGCTGAAATTTGATGTTTTCAACGGCGGCAAACTGTTTGCCGGGCGCGAGCAGTGACACGCCGTAGTGCATTACCCAGTCAAGCTGAGCCACACCGGGCAGAATCGGCAGTTCCGGAAAGTGGCCCTGGAACCAGAACAGTCCGGCCTCAACCTGCAGGGTCAGCGTGACGCTGTCAGCCTGCAGCTCCCGGCTGCGTTCAATCGGCAACATGAAAAAGTTCCTCTATTTGCGGCCAGGCGCGTTTACTTTGGGTGGTGACCGGAATGGTGGTGACAATCCGCCAGTAGCGCGGCATCGCCAGCGGTTCGAGCCAGCGCTGCAGCTGCCGCTTCCATTGCTGCCTGCGCTGATGCAGTGCCGCCTCGTCCAGTGTGCTGTTTAGCGACAGCACGACGCCGATCGCCTGACGCTCATGACGCGTTATCACCAGCGCCGCGGCATCTTCGATTTCCGGCAGGTCGGTCAGACGACGCTCAATCTCGCTTAACGAGATACGCTTATCGCCAATTTTCACGATGCGGTCGTGACGTCCCGCCAGCTGAAATCCGCCATCCGGCTGCATAGTGAGCCGATCGTCGAGCGGCAGACCAGCGGCTTCAGCAATCAGCGGCGACCAGACCTGCCAGCGTTCGGGCATCATCTGCTCCAGCCTGACCGCCGGGAAACTGCGCCATGGCGCGTCGGCCCGATCACACTGACGCCAGGCCAGAATCCCGGTTTCGGTGCTGCCGTAGATTTCACTGACCGGACAGCCAAAACGCTGCCAGACCTGTTCTGCATCCGACCCACGCAGTGCGCCACCGGCAGAGACAATCAGTTCACAGGCGGGCGCGACAAGCGTGCTGTCCAGCCGGGATAAAAAGGCCGGGCTGCTGATAAAAGCATAGCGGCAGTCGCGCG
This genomic window from Pantoea sp. Lij88 contains:
- a CDS encoding 3-hydroxy-fatty acyl-ACP dehydratase, which produces MDINSPAARWLPHAAPMLLLDQLIAVDEDQVHCQVSTCAGGVLAPFLTPQGELPAWFGVEMMAQTVGVWSGWHAKQGGATLIPPGMLLGGRGWRAEQPLFPANVTLDIRMTLLMRDDRMGSFEGDICYGTQRLASGRLNTYQPNEAELQQLMSQGNQP
- a CDS encoding DUF3261 domain-containing protein; translated protein: MIRAAFLLLTALLLSACAGHAPDSSRPTAWLKPGVKVTLPPPGIRPAFQQQQLLTGQVKGQSQSLLVLLSADEQQIDLAGLSSVGIRLFSLRYDASGIHTQLLMPLPQMPPASQVLADIMLSYWPLDVWQKQLPPGWTLQDQGLKRRLIDADNQLVTEIDYLQRGNQRQPISIQQHAFGYQIRIQHLDAS
- a CDS encoding hydroxymyristoyl-ACP dehydratase; the encoded protein is MLPIERSRELQADSVTLTLQVEAGLFWFQGHFPELPILPGVAQLDWVMHYGVSLLAPGKQFAAVENIKFQQPVPPDSLLQLRIDWDAEKSRLSFRYSLLTDGGEQSASSGKIALC
- a CDS encoding 3-ketoacyl-ACP reductase FabG2, translated to MTDSVLVTGASKGIGRAIALRLAQDGYQVIVHFNRDRAGAEQCLQQIEAAGGSGRVLGFDVADRAATRAALEADIEQHGAYYGVVSNAGISRDAAFPALTDEEWDSVIHTNLDSFYNVIQPCVMPMIGLRRGGRIITLSSVSGMMGNRGQVNYSAAKAGIIGATKALAIELAKRKITVNCIAPGLIDTGMEGLEPQVIEEAMKIVPMKRMGAAEEVAGLASYLMSDIAGYVTRQVISINGGML
- a CDS encoding beta-ketoacyl-ACP synthase; this encodes MIQRVVVTGMGGVTAFGESWAEVSARIRAGRNAVRFMPEWQIYDGLHTLLGAPVDNFELPAHYTRKRIRAMGRVSLLATRATELALTQAGLIDHPVLTSGETGIAYGSSTGSTGPVSEFATMLTEKHTNNITGTTYVQMMPHTTAVNAGLFFGLRGRVIPTSSACTSGSQAIGYAWEAIRHGYQTVMVAGGAEELCPSEAAVFDTLFATSQRNDAPHTTPAPFDQQRDGLVIGEGAGTLILESLDHALARGATIYAELTGFHTNCDAAHITQPQRETMQICIERALQSAGITAAEVGYVNAHGTATERGDMAESLATAAVFGESTPISSLKSYFGHTLGACGALEAWMSIEMMREGWFAPTLNLTQPAADGGQMDYIMGEPRELETDYIQSNNFAFGGINTSLIFRRWRGV
- a CDS encoding glycosyltransferase family 2 protein; protein product: MLSTAFSPCVVIPCYNHGAMMASVLARLAPFNLPVIVVDDGSDAATQLQLATLNAPQLSLLRLDSNQGKGAAVIHGLRAAAARGFTHAVQLDADGQHQAEDLPLMLAEAQRFPDALISGQPLYDDSIPKSRLYGRYITHFWVWIETLSMSIRDSMCGFRVYPLAATLALCDRRAIGQRMDFDTEIMVRLYWQGTRSRFIPTRVTYPASGLSHFDALYDNLRISWMHTRLFFGMLPRIPRLLSMRKAPAHWSVETERRGQWGLRFMLAVYRYGGRLPFTLLLWPVVAVYWLSGQRARSASRQWLAQVTAAAQQRQVALPPRLNSYRHFLRFAGAMLDKVASWRGDLRWGRDIDFAPGAEAVIRAPTTQGKLILASHLGDIEACRAMAQQVSGLVINALVFTDNARRFRAVLETIAPQAGVNLMPVSDIGPDTAILLQQKLDAGEWVAIVGDRTAVNPQRGGERRVIWSDFLGRAAPFPQGPFVLAAALRCPVLLMFALQQQGKLHIHCEPFADPLLLPRAQRQQALQQAVDRYAERLAHYALLAPLDWFNFFDFWTLPDQQAHHKESDHD
- a CDS encoding MMPL family transporter, with the protein product MPCRNDRLLAILWLALCLLLAAALAFLLPRSQLNSSVLALLPQQNLGTAPPALQQGFMQRLDRQMVWLVSPGEQDDPQVAAWWLAQLRALPDLKQVQGDLDAQQQQQWGRFAWQHRNGLIDEATRSRLQNGGGAQADWLLAQLFSAFSGVSSKELQGDPMMLVRGSQLALAQNAGRMTLHDGWLTVKDDQGKQWYFLHGELANNAFSMQQSHALVTRLSALEQQLKSRWPHAKLLTRGTVLFSDNASQRAQHDVKTLGSVTLGGVILLVLLVFRSLRPLLLTVTSVAIGAMAGTVMTLLCFGELHLMTLVMSLSIVGISADYTLYYLTERMVHGDQQTPWQSLRKVRGTLLLALATTAIAWLLMLLAPFPGLRQLAVFAASGLSASCLTVILIYPYLVRGLPVRPVPLMVPLARWLAAWRRQRGLQVGLPVAMAIFALAGIAQLKVDDDIAHLQSAPAQLLEQDRQLATLTGQRADQTWFVVWGDDAQQTLQRLEKLAPDLHQAQQQGWLQRYRLLPLQSLAQQQQDLQLLKQAAPTITDRLQQAGIALAEPDLTPMPVTPDAWLASPLSEGWRLLWLTLPDGQSGVLIPTSGVKNSAALAELAKQHPGVSWIDRKSSYDSLFSFWRTLLSGLLALALLLITLSFVVRLGLKAGLRSALPSLLSLAMALATLGWIGASLNLFALLALILVLGIGINYTLFFSNPQGTPLTSLLAVSLAMITTLLTLGMLVFSSTSAIASFGTVLCSGIFSAFLLSPLAMRPTRSRSKR
- a CDS encoding AMP-binding protein, giving the protein MKVADWLTGDEREVAWRGDQPLMLSAMQRQVLALSQRLAAQPGSNWALCFDDSYRFCVALLACWYAGKTPVMPGHSRAALLDEMQEQLDGVLCDMPLTVSLPLLTSDDAEAQGPLPPLPASSVLVLFTSGSTGAPRQVVKSLAVMEQESRWLSTLWGEQLRGCRVIASVSHQHLYGLSFRLFLPMTLRLPFSAQPLFYGEQLAQLPRDCRYAFISSPAFLSRLDSTLVAPACELIVSAGGALRGSDAEQVWQRFGCPVSEIYGSTETGILAWRQCDRADAPWRSFPAVRLEQMMPERWQVWSPLIAEAAGLPLDDRLTMQPDGGFQLAGRHDRIVKIGDKRISLSEIERRLTDLPEIEDAAALVITRHERQAIGVVLSLNSTLDEAALHQRRQQWKRQLQRWLEPLAMPRYWRIVTTIPVTTQSKRAWPQIEELFHVAD
- a CDS encoding thioesterase family protein, which encodes MTEHHAEVVLTVSFHDCDPMGVVWHGNYFRYFEVAREALLRSINYSYAEMAASGYVWPVVDTRVKYRQPLRCEETIRVSARITEYENRLRIDYEVRNAAGQITTKAHTLQVAVEQESQALCFVSPDILLERLGVKGC
- a CDS encoding beta-ketoacyl-[acyl-carrier-protein] synthase family protein; protein product: MIYISAIGMLNALGNDSQQIADSLKKGQAPGMQLRHGWLSGDRACWLGRVEGELPPIPAALCAHNTRNNQLLLAALAQIRPALDAAVDRYGASRVAIVLGTSTSGVDEGDQQIRGSQPDYHYQMQELGDPSRFLAHYLQLDGPAYTISTACSSSARAIISGERLIAAGLADVALVGGADSLSRMPINGFDSLESLSERRCAPFSRDRDGISIGEGAALMLLTREPQPLALLGAGESSDAWHMSAPHPQGEGAERAMRMALQQANLLPQQIGYINLHGTATPLNDQMEAAVIARLSGNAVPCSSTKHLTGHTLGAAGVCEAALSALILQNNLPLPAQDFSEAAQDETLPDCGLLLQPQALQRPVIASNSFAFGGNNTCLILGRLDGH
- a CDS encoding outer membrane lipoprotein carrier protein LolA; translation: MLRIVLTGLLLWASAASAVTLDQLQQRFASQPVIRADFTQTRTISGMRQPLVSHGQMLIAREQGLWWHQQTPFVMTLLLDDRRMVQSLSGQKPQVITADSNPQMFQFNHLLRALFQADQKVLNENFSVAFSDRGNGAWTLDLTPKAAPLNKIFNRISLAGSAFLDSINLDDKQGDKTQIQLSNTRIEPPQLSDEEQARFAVP